The Papio anubis isolate 15944 chromosome 1, Panubis1.0, whole genome shotgun sequence genome window below encodes:
- the LOC110744210 gene encoding uncharacterized protein LOC110744210, which produces MRDTREMLLRKPELCAFDHLGVKLPSAHPSFGGSWGEEKYSRTMRFAASHRRPEESRTRLPGRRRPEACGHREAFGAGAPSLRRAIQRLPASHLADSSSSRFSYCRSSILVFLECLSSFCASEPLTAATSHSFPWLF; this is translated from the coding sequence ATGAGAGACACTCGGGAAATGCTCCTGCGGAAGCCGGAGCTCTGCGCGTTTGACCACTTAGGGGTGAAGCTTCCGTCCGCCCATCCTTCCTTCGGAGGGTCTTGGGGAGAAGAGAAATACTCGAGGACGATGCGCTTTGCAGCGTCTCACCGGAGACCAGAGGAAAGCAGGACGCGTCTTCCTGGAAGAAGGCGGCCGGAGGCGTGCGGTCACAGGGAGGCTTTCGGAGCAGGAGCGCCGTCTCTCCGCCGAGCTATCCAGCGGCTTCCAGCATCCCACCTGGCGGACTCCTCTTCCTCTCGCTTCTCCTACTGCAGGTCTTCTATCCTGGTGTTCCTCGAATGCTTATCTTCCTTTTGTGCCTCGGAACCTCTCACGGCCGCCACAAGTCACTCATTTCCTTGGTTGTTCTGA